Below is a genomic region from Longimicrobium sp..
CGACGTGCAGATCATCGCCGGGAACGTGGCGACGCGCGAGGGGGCGGCGGCGCTGGTGGAACGGGGTGTGGACGCGGTGAAGGTGGGGGTGGGCCCCGGCTCCATCTGCACCACGCGCGTGGTGACGGGCGTGGGCGTGCCGCAGCTCACCGCCGTGCTTGATGCCGTGGAGGGCGCGGCCGGCCAGGTGCCGGTGATCGCGGACGGTGGGATCAAGTACTCGGGCGACATGGTGAAGGCGCTGGCCGCGGGAGCCCACACGGTGATGATGGGTTCCATGCTGGCCGGTACCGACGAGAGCCCGGGCGAGTCGTTCCTCCTGGAGGGCCGCCGCTTCAAGACGCTCCGCGGGATGGGGAGCCTGGGCGCGATGCAGGAGGGCTCGGCCGACCGCTACTTCCAGGAGCACGGCGACGCGCGCAAGTTCGTCCCCGAAGGCATCGAAGGCCGGGTGGAGTACAAGGGCGCCGTCGCGGACACCATCTACCAGCTGATCGGCGGCCTGCGCTCAGGCATGGGCTACCTCGGCTGCGGCACCCTGGACGCGCTTCGCACCGAGCCCCAGTTCATGCGCATCACCGGCGGCGGCCTCCGCGAATCGCACCCGCACGACGTGACGATCACGCGCGAGGCGCCGAATTACCATTCGTGAAAAAGCGTCACACAGAGGGCACAGAGGGAACTGCAAGGCGCAGAGAACTACTTGCTTTCTTCTTGCCGTTCTCCTCTGTGTCTCTGTGTGAGGCCGCAGTTGCTGTTCTTCCCTGACCCGAGAACCGAACGCATGCCGCGCATTCAGCTCGTCCACCTCGCCCACGCCCGCTCGGGCGACAAGGGCGACACCGCCAACGTGGGGCTGATCGCCCTGCGCCCCGAGTTCTACCCGCACCTGGTGCGCGAGGTGACCCCCGAGCGCGTCAAGGAGCACTTCGCCGGGATCGTGCACGGCGGCGTCGAGCGCTTCGAGCTCCCCAACCTGGAGGCGCTCAACTTCCTCCTGCACAACGCGCTGGGCGGCGGCGGCACCGTGTCGCTCAAGACCGACGCGCAGGGGAAGGTGCTCTCCACCGCCCTGCTGCGGATGGAGATCGAGGTGCCGGACGAGGTGGCGCAGGCCGCCGGCCCGCGCTGATGCCGGGTACCGTCCTCATCGGGCGCGAGGGCGCCGTCGCGCGTCTCACGCTCAACCGGCCTGAGAAGCGCAACGCCCTCAGCGCCGAGCTCGTGGCCGACCTCAAGGCCGCCCTCCGCGACGCGGACGCGGACGAGGGCGTGCGCGTGGTCGCCATCTCCGGGGCGGGGAAGGACTTCTGCTCCGGCGCCGACCTTTCCGCGCTGCGCCGCATCGCAGACGCCACCGTGATGGAGAACCTGGCCGACGTGGACGAGCTCGCCGAGCTCTTCCTCCTCCCGCGCCGCATGCGCAAGCCGGTGGTGGCGTGCGTGCGCGGCCGAGCGCTGGCCGGCGGGTGCGGCCTCGCGACCGCCTGCGACCTCGTCCTCGCCTCCGCGGACGCGCAGTTCGGCTACCCGGAAACGCGCATCGGCTTCGTCCCCGCGATGGTGATGGCGATCACGCGGCGCAACGTCTCCGAGAAGCGCGCCTTCGACCTGCTGGTGCGCGGCCTTCCCGTGTCGGCCACCGAGGCGGAGCGGATGGGGCTGATCAACCAGGTCTTCGCCGAGGACGCCTTCGAGGCGGAGACCGACGCGGTGCTGCGCGACCTCGCGGAGCGCAGTCCTTCCGCGGTGCAGCTCGCCAAGCGGCTCCTGTACAACTCGGATGCGCTGGGCTTCGAGGCCGCCGTCCGTGCCGGCGCGGACGTCAACGTGGTGGCGCGGATGACGGAAGACATGAAGGCCGGCGTGGCGCGCTTCCTGGATCGAGGCTGACCATGCCGCTCACGCCCGAAGTGGTCTTCCCGTGGAAGCTGCGGCTGTTCTTCGCGGGCGCCATCTTCCTGCTGATCGGGATGTACCTCGACCGCCGCGAGCCGGTCATCGCCGCTATCGTGGTGCTCGCGATCGCCGTGCTCCTGCGCTTCGTGGGGCGCAAGCCGAAGCGGGAGGTGCATCCGTCGTGGTATGAAGACGAACAGCACGACTCACACGGAGACACGGAGGCACGGAGATGAAGTCGTCTCCGTGCCTCCTGTTTTTCAACGCAGGATGCTGATGGGGTCCACGCGCGTGGCGCGGCGCACGGGGACGACGAGGGCGATGGTGGCGCAGGCGAGGAGGACGAGGGTCGCCAGCCCGAGCGCGATCGGGTCCAGGGGGACGACGCCGTAGAGAAGGTTGCTCACCATGCGGCCGACGGCGACGACGCCGAGGGCACCGGCGAGCAGCCCCGCCGCCATCCACGTGCCGCCCTGCCGCAGGACCAGGGCGGCGATGGCGCCCGGGGTGGAGCCGAGGGCGACGCGCACGCCGAACTCCCGCTCGCGCGCGGTGGCCATGGCGGCGAACATCGCGTACACGCCCACGGAGGCCAGGAGCAGCGCCAGCGCGCCGAACCCCGTCATCAGGAGCATCGGCAGGCGGCGGCCGGACAGGCGCTCGGCGACGATGGTGGACAGCGGAGCGGGGTCGCGCAGCGGGACGTCGGGGTCGAGGGCCGCCAGCGCGCGCCGGAAGGGGCGCACCAGCGCGAGCGGCTCCCCGTCCGTGCGCACCACGAAGTCGCGCCCCGACCACGCGTAGTCCTGCCGCCCGCTTCCGTAGGCCATCGGCTCGGGGGCGGGGACCGCCGGGTCCACCCGCACGTCGTCCACGATCCCCACCACCACGCCCCACCGCTCGGAAGTGTGCGGGCTGATGCGGATGCGCGAACCCAGCGCGCCTCCCTCCGGCCAGTAGCGGCGCGCCATCGTCTGGCTCACCAGGATGGCGGGCGGCGCGGTGGGCGTGTCCTCCGTCCCAAAGGTACGCCCGCGCAGGGTGCGGATCCTCATCACGCGGAAGTACTCGTCGGACACGGCCATGTACCGGATGAAGACGGGGGAGTCGCTCCCCACCTCCTTCCCCTCGATGCTGAGCGCGTTGCTGCTCATGGCGGGGGACGGGATCTGCGTGACGCTGGCGACTCCGCGCACGCCCGGGAGCTCCGCCACCGCTTCCCGCAGCCGGCGGAACGCGTCGGCGCGCGCCTCCGGCGTGGAGTACCTGGCCGAGGGGAGCTCCACGCGGGCGGTGAGCACCCCGCGCGGGTCGAAGCCGAGCGGGGCGGAGGTCATCGCCCACAGGCTGCGCACCAGCAGCCCCGCGCCGGCCAGAAGGCTCAGCGAGATGGCGATCTGCCCCGCGACCAGCACGCCGCGCAGGTGCCGCGAGCGCCGGCCCTCGCTCGCGCCGCGCCCCTCCTCGCGCAGCGTCCGCTGCGGGTCCCAGCGGCCGGCGGCCAGCGCGGGCGCCAGGCCGAACACGGCGCCGGTGCAGAGCGCGGCCAGCAGCGTGACCGCCACCGCGCCCCCGTCCAGCGACAGCTCCGCGTACGGCGGCAGCGCGGGGAGCGCCAGCTTGCGAAGCGCGGCGAGCCCCAGAGACGCCAGCGCCAGCCCCACCACGCCACCCGCCAGCGCCAGCAGCGTGCTCTCGGTGAGGAGCTGGCGCACCAGACGGCCACGCCGCGCCCCCATCGCCACGCGCACGGCGAATTCCTTGCGCCGGCCCATGGTGCGCGAGAGGAGGGCGCCGGCGAGGTTCGCGCAGGTGATGAGGAGCACCAGCGCGGCGCTCGCCATCAGCACCAGGAGCGGGGTGCGCGTCTCGCCCACCAGCGCGTCGCGCAGCGGGAGCACGACGAAGGTGCGCCCGCGGTCGGTCTGCGGGTACTCGCGCGCCAGCTCGGCGGAGATCCGGTCCAGCTCGCGCCGGGTGCCTTCCAGGGTGGCGCCGGGTGCGAGGCGCCCCACGACTCCCATCCAGTGCTCGCCGCGGGACGCCATCGGGTCCTGCAGCACCTCCGTGAGGTCCATCGCGAACCAGAGGTCGGCTCCCCCGTCCGGGCCCACGAAGCGGGGCGGGAGCACGCCGATCACCTCGAACGCCGTGCCGCCGATGTTCATCTTCCGGCCGATGACGCCGCGGTCGCCCGCGAACTCACGCCGCCACGCCTCGTCGCTCAGCATCACCACGTAGCGAGGGCCGTCCTCGGGGGTGAGCGTGCGGCCCAGCGCGGCGCGCACCCCCAGGGTGCGGAAGAAGCTCCCCTCCACCGACGACCCGGTGAGCACCCGCGGCCCGCCGGGGGAAACGTAGGTCCTCTTGGAGGTGCCGAACGCGAACGCGGCCACGCCCTGCAGCGTGCGCATGCGCCTCGCGAGGTCCGCGGCCGCGCCGGGGCTCACGGACGAGCGGTCCATCCCCGATTTCTCGAAGCGGGAGTAGACGCGCACCAGCCGGTCCGCGTCGCGGTAGGGGAGCGCATCCAGCAGCACGGACTTCACCACCCCGAACACCGCCGCGTTGGCGCCGATGCCGAGCGCCAGCGTGGCGATGACCAGCAAGGTGAAGAGCGGAGCGCGTCCCGCCGAGCGCAGCGCGAAGCTGACGTCCTGCCGCAGATCGGCCAGCCAGTCGCGGCGGTCCTCGGCGCGGCGGTCGGCTTCGAGCAGCGCCGCGCACTCGCTCCGCACGCCGTTCAGGTCGCCGAAGCGCTCGAGGGCGGCGGCGCGCGCGTCCTCGGGCGTCATCCCGCGCGCGGTGTACTCGCGGATCCTTTCCTCCAGGTGGAACGCGAGCTCGTCGTTGACCTCGGCCTGCGGCTCGGCCTTGAACGGGTGGGGAACCCGGCGGCGGGAGAAGGGGATGCGCATGGCTCACCTCGCCCAGCTGGGAGCCCGCGTGGCGCCGATCGCCGCGTTCACCGCGTCGGCGAGCCGCCGCCACCCCGAGCTCTGCTCGCGGAACTGCTTCTCCCCCTCGGGCGTCAGGTGGTAGAACTTCGCCCGCCGGTTGTTCTCGGACAGCCCCCATTCCCCCCTGATCCACCCCTTCCGGGCCATGCGGTAGAGCGCCGGGTAGAGCGACCCCTCCTCCAGGCGGAGCACGTCGTTCGTGGTGCTCTCGATCCAGCTCGCGATCCCGTAGCCGTGCATCGGCCCCCACGAGAGCGTCTTGAGCACGAGCAGCTCCACCGTCCCCTGCAGCAGCCCCGAGTCTTTGGCGAACATCCGAGTGTCTCCGCGTGATTGTTCCCTATGCGCATCTAGGGGGAGATGGCATCGTCCCCTATGCGTATCTAAGGGAAGATAGCACGCAGTGACACAGAGGCAAGAGTGTCGTTCTCCTCTGTGCCTCCGTGTCTCCGTGGGAGCCTATGCCTCCGCGGCTGCCTGGCGCTCGCCGGGGCCGTGGTCGTCGGTGGCTTCGGTGAGGAGGGGGAGGGTGGCGGCGCGGTTGGCGGGGTCGCCGGTGAGGGCGATGTCGAAGACCTCGTCCATCCGGTCCACGAAGTGGAAGGTCATCCCCTCACGGACGTCGGCGGGGACGTCGCGGAGGTCGCGGCGATTGCCGGTGGGGAGGATCACCTGGCGCAGGCCGGCCCGGTATGCGGCCAGCGTCTTCTCCTTCACGCCGCCGATCTCCAGGATCTTGCCGCGCAGCGTCACCTCGCCCGTCATGGCGATGTCGTGGCGCACGGGGCGCTCGGAGAGGGAGGAGGCGATGGCCAGCGTGACCGCCGCGCCCGCCGACGGGCCGTCCTTCGGGGTGGCGCCCACGGGGAAGTGCACGTGGATGTCGTGGTCGTTGAACGACTCGCGCTCGATCCCCAGCTCGTCCGCGCGCGAGCGGACGTACGAGAAGGCCGCGTTCACCGACTCGCGCATCACGTCACCCAGCAGGCCGGTGATGATCAGGCGGCCGGTGCCGGGCATCTTCAGCGCCTCGATGAACATCAGCTCCCCCCCCGAAGCCGTCCACGCCAGGCCGGTGACGACGCCGACCTCGGACTTGTTCTCCGCCGGCGTG
It encodes:
- a CDS encoding IMP dehydrogenase; translated protein: DVQIIAGNVATREGAAALVERGVDAVKVGVGPGSICTTRVVTGVGVPQLTAVLDAVEGAAGQVPVIADGGIKYSGDMVKALAAGAHTVMMGSMLAGTDESPGESFLLEGRRFKTLRGMGSLGAMQEGSADRYFQEHGDARKFVPEGIEGRVEYKGAVADTIYQLIGGLRSGMGYLGCGTLDALRTEPQFMRITGGGLRESHPHDVTITREAPNYHS
- a CDS encoding enoyl-CoA hydratase-related protein, with protein sequence MPGTVLIGREGAVARLTLNRPEKRNALSAELVADLKAALRDADADEGVRVVAISGAGKDFCSGADLSALRRIADATVMENLADVDELAELFLLPRRMRKPVVACVRGRALAGGCGLATACDLVLASADAQFGYPETRIGFVPAMVMAITRRNVSEKRAFDLLVRGLPVSATEAERMGLINQVFAEDAFEAETDAVLRDLAERSPSAVQLAKRLLYNSDALGFEAAVRAGADVNVVARMTEDMKAGVARFLDRG
- a CDS encoding ABC transporter permease, coding for MRIPFSRRRVPHPFKAEPQAEVNDELAFHLEERIREYTARGMTPEDARAAALERFGDLNGVRSECAALLEADRRAEDRRDWLADLRQDVSFALRSAGRAPLFTLLVIATLALGIGANAAVFGVVKSVLLDALPYRDADRLVRVYSRFEKSGMDRSSVSPGAAADLARRMRTLQGVAAFAFGTSKRTYVSPGGPRVLTGSSVEGSFFRTLGVRAALGRTLTPEDGPRYVVMLSDEAWRREFAGDRGVIGRKMNIGGTAFEVIGVLPPRFVGPDGGADLWFAMDLTEVLQDPMASRGEHWMGVVGRLAPGATLEGTRRELDRISAELAREYPQTDRGRTFVVLPLRDALVGETRTPLLVLMASAALVLLITCANLAGALLSRTMGRRKEFAVRVAMGARRGRLVRQLLTESTLLALAGGVVGLALASLGLAALRKLALPALPPYAELSLDGGAVAVTLLAALCTGAVFGLAPALAAGRWDPQRTLREEGRGASEGRRSRHLRGVLVAGQIAISLSLLAGAGLLVRSLWAMTSAPLGFDPRGVLTARVELPSARYSTPEARADAFRRLREAVAELPGVRGVASVTQIPSPAMSSNALSIEGKEVGSDSPVFIRYMAVSDEYFRVMRIRTLRGRTFGTEDTPTAPPAILVSQTMARRYWPEGGALGSRIRISPHTSERWGVVVGIVDDVRVDPAVPAPEPMAYGSGRQDYAWSGRDFVVRTDGEPLALVRPFRRALAALDPDVPLRDPAPLSTIVAERLSGRRLPMLLMTGFGALALLLASVGVYAMFAAMATAREREFGVRVALGSTPGAIAALVLRQGGTWMAAGLLAGALGVVAVGRMVSNLLYGVVPLDPIALGLATLVLLACATIALVVPVRRATRVDPISILR
- a CDS encoding PadR family transcriptional regulator — translated: MFAKDSGLLQGTVELLVLKTLSWGPMHGYGIASWIESTTNDVLRLEEGSLYPALYRMARKGWIRGEWGLSENNRRAKFYHLTPEGEKQFREQSSGWRRLADAVNAAIGATRAPSWAR